A stretch of DNA from Microvirga terrae:
CGATGCCGGAATAGCCCGACACCAGCACCAGCTCCGGCGTGCCGCCGGCCGCCACCCGATCAAAGGCGCCAATGAGCATGTCGATCTCGGCCTGGCGCCCGTACAGCCTCTCGGGGATCAGCAGCCGGTCGGGTATGTCCTGTCGGCCCAACGGGAAGTCGTCGATGCGGCCATGGGCCTGCCATGCGGCCAGGCAGCGTCGCAGATCGGCCTCAACTCCCCCAGCGGTCTGGTACCTCTCCTCGGGCGTCTTAGCGAGCAGTTTCATGATGATCGCCGAGACCGGGGTTGGGACATGCTCCACTCGGTCCCTCGGCGAGACGGGCTGGCGGGCGATATGGCAGTGCACCCAGGCCATGGGATCGGCGGCGGTGAAGGGGAGGGCTCCCGTCAGCATCTGATAGAGGGTGACGCCAAGGGCGTAGAGATCGCTGCGGGCATCGATCGAGCGATTCATGCGCCCAGTCTGCTCTGGCGCCATGTAGGCCAGCGTGCCGGCAATGGTCTCAGGAGCTTCGGGCGCTTGGCGCTCACGCAGCAGGCGTGACGCGATGCCGAACCCGGTCAGCCGCACGTGCCCGTCCGTGCAGCCCACTACAATGTTGCCTGGTTTGATGTCTTTGTGGATCAGGCCGCGTTGGTGAACCTTGCCCAGAGCCGTAGTGGCACCGATTGCGATGGATAGGAAGCGGCCTATCTCCAGAGGTGAGCCGAGCCGCCTGGCAAGCGGCTCACCTCCCGGATCCTCAAACACCAGCGTGGTCCGCCCACCCTCACGCGTCAGCTCGAACGGTCGCAACGCCCAAGATGCATCCAGCTCATCCTTCAAGCCAAATTCGTAAGCGAGGCGAACGAGGCTGGCGGGGGAGGGATGCTCCGCGACCGGAACCACCGCCAGCACTGTGGTCCGGCCGCCATCGGCGTAGTTCACTCGTCGGCAGAATGCACGCTCGCTGTCCTCCCACAAAACCTGGAGGCTGTTGGCTCCCTCACCGCTGGCCTGAAGGGATGGGTCCACCTTGGGCTCCGCTGGCAAGCTGATTGTTCGCGGTCACTCTCATCACAGAACAGCCATGATCAGCTTAAACCCGCTGTTGTGCCATTGCTAGAGCGTGGGTAGTGCCCGCCCAAGCGAGTGACGCATGCCACCGAGGGCCTGAACCAGCGTTCATGGCCTCGCCCCTTCTTATAGCGTTAGATATGCCTCGCCTCTGCCTCCTTGGCCCATTGGGAGGCGAGGAGCGTCCTGAACCGAGCCATCATGCGAGATGGCATCCCTCTCCTTACGTAGTTTAGTATCGTTGCAGGTTGCAGTGGATCGTCTGTTGCCTGTGGTATCAAGTTACCAGTTGATGGCTGATGTGGCCGCGACTTGGTTGCCGAGCGCAACCCAGGCGAGGCTCTGGTCGCCTTCGCTCTTGATGTAGACATAGCCGGTCCGATGCCACGGCAGGACTGCGTCCCGCTTGTTGTCGAGGATGAAGTCACCTTGGTCAGTGCGAGCCACTAGCACGGCATGTCCTTGACCCAACTCGTCTAGCACCACGACCATGCGCAGCGCCCGCCGCGGCAGGCCGGCCTCGACCAGCAGGCGGCGTTTGAGGATCTGGTAGTCCTCACAATCGCCATAGCCGTCATCCGGGTAGTCCCAGCGGTCGGCTACGCTCCAGTGATCGATGTCCTCCCGGGGCTTCACGGTAGAGTTGACGAGGGTGTTGGTTGCCACGATTGCCTTCCACACACGCTTATTGAGCTGGATCGTGGCCGGCTCAGCCGGGTTGATCGAGCACTCGGCAGGAAGCCGCTTGCAGAATTCACTCCAAGCTTCGGTCGGCTGAGCACTACCATCGGTGGTCGGAATCCAAGCTTCGTCGAGTTGCCGGATCTCAGCCGCGCTGACACGCGGACCAGAGACGAGCACGAGAAGCAGAAAGACGGTGAACGCGACGGCCCGCACGAGCCAGACAAGGCTCCCCCGCGGCTTGAAAGGAGGTTCCGGGGTACCGTAATCCCCTTGCTGATCTTCAGACGGATAACACGCGTACGGACGGTTTGTTGTCCAGGGCATGATAGCCCTCCTGGCACTTAGCTCATGCCCAAGAAGCTACCGGACCATGTCCGCCGCTGCGCCAGAGCGATTGACGTCCTTGCAGTGCGATTGCTGCCATCGCGTCGCCTTGCACCTAATCAGCCACAAGCCGCAGCTATTATATAACGGTATAATTATCATGAGGCAGATACGCCTCAGCTTCTCTCATCTTATCGATTACAGGAGGTGCGGCTGAGCCACGGTAGGGCCGTGAGTTCGTCAAACCAATCTGTGAGAACAAGTGCTATACCAAGCAGTGACCGTCCCTAGGCTTTCT
This window harbors:
- a CDS encoding transglutaminase-like cysteine peptidase yields the protein MPWTTNRPYACYPSEDQQGDYGTPEPPFKPRGSLVWLVRAVAFTVFLLLVLVSGPRVSAAEIRQLDEAWIPTTDGSAQPTEAWSEFCKRLPAECSINPAEPATIQLNKRVWKAIVATNTLVNSTVKPREDIDHWSVADRWDYPDDGYGDCEDYQILKRRLLVEAGLPRRALRMVVVLDELGQGHAVLVARTDQGDFILDNKRDAVLPWHRTGYVYIKSEGDQSLAWVALGNQVAATSAINW